In one Eschrichtius robustus isolate mEscRob2 chromosome 15, mEscRob2.pri, whole genome shotgun sequence genomic region, the following are encoded:
- the TCF23 gene encoding transcription factor 23, which yields MSQREARGALAMPGVGKSPAKATPRLLAGTDRKRSRLSRTGQDLWEETSWSNQRWSRAAPSPRGARARSLARGRSEASPENAARERSRVRTLRQAFLALQAALPAVPPDTKLSKLDVLVLATSYIAHLTRTLGHEMPGPAWPPFLRGLRYLHPLKKWPMRSRLYAGGLGCSGLDSTTVVTSGQRTKEAETRPQVSGEADALLPARPPSPAPGDK from the exons ATGTCTCAGAGAGAGGCCAGAGGGGCACTGGCCATGCCAGGAGTAGGCAAGAGCCCGGCCAAGGCCACACCGAGGTTGCTAGCAGGCACTGACAGGAAGAGGAGCCGCCTGAGCAGGACAGGGCAGGACCTGTGGGAAGAGACCAGCTGGAGCAACCAAAGATGGAGCAGAGCTGCCCCAAGCCCTCGAGGGGCCAGGGCCAGGAGCCTGGCTCGTGGCCGG AGTGAAGCCAGTCCTGAGAACGCCGCTCGGGAGCGGAGCCGGGTGAGGACGCTGCGCCAGGCCTTCCTGGCCCTGCAGGCCGCTCTGCCTGCCGTGCCGCCCGACACCAAGCTGTCCAAGTTGGACGTGCTGGTGCTGGCCACCAGCTACATAGCCCACCTCACCCGCACACTTGGCCACGAGATGCCTGGCCCCGCCTGGCCACCCTTCCTGCGTGGACTCCGCTACTTGCACCCTCTCAAG AAGTGGCCGATGCGATCGCGTCTCTACGCCGGAGGCCTGGGGTGCTCTGGCCTTGACTCCACAACAGTCGTCACCTCGGGCCAAAGAACAAAGGAGGCAGAGACCAGGCCCCAAGTCTCTGGAGAGGCAGATGCTCTTCTTCCCGCCAGGCCGCCCTCACCAGCACCTGGTGACAAGTGA